Proteins encoded in a region of the Elizabethkingia bruuniana genome:
- a CDS encoding DUF3347 domain-containing protein has product MKTLVFSLLAIGTLALTSCKENKEQKKTTETSMQHDMSMMSDSSAMGNMATDKEVTVTEAKKSSADLTELYSHYTHLTFALSGDDDKEAVSAAKGILASFPKIDKNGFSAEQKKEFADLESSISENAEHIADNAGKIDHQREHLDLMSADFYDLLKDFGTPKPVYKVFCPMYNDNKGAFWLSDSREVKNPYLGKEMLSCGEVQEEIK; this is encoded by the coding sequence CACTTCCTGCAAAGAGAATAAAGAACAGAAAAAAACCACTGAAACATCCATGCAGCACGATATGAGCATGATGTCTGACAGTTCAGCGATGGGCAATATGGCAACGGATAAAGAGGTAACCGTTACTGAAGCCAAAAAGTCTTCCGCTGATCTTACGGAGCTTTATTCCCATTACACTCACCTTACATTCGCTTTGTCCGGTGATGATGATAAAGAAGCGGTGAGTGCAGCCAAAGGGATCCTCGCTTCTTTTCCCAAAATAGACAAAAACGGTTTTTCTGCTGAACAGAAAAAAGAATTTGCTGACCTCGAATCAAGCATCAGTGAAAACGCCGAGCACATTGCAGATAACGCCGGAAAGATTGATCATCAGCGCGAACATCTGGATTTAATGAGCGCCGATTTTTACGACCTGCTGAAAGATTTCGGAACTCCAAAACCGGTGTACAAAGTATTTTGTCCAATGTATAACGATAACAAAGGCGCTTTTTGGCTTAGCGATTCACGTGAGGTGAAGAATCCTTATTTAGGCAAAGAAATGCTGTCATGTGGCGAGGTTCAGGAAGAAATTAAGTAA
- a CDS encoding efflux RND transporter permease subunit, with translation MIQNLIKLSLRNRYFVLLIAIGLFIWGIFAVRDNPIDAIPDLSENQVIVFTEWMGRSPQIMEDQVTFPLVSNLQGIPKIKNIRASSMFGMSFVYVIFEDNVDIYWARTRVMERLNYAQRLLPQDVTPTLGPDGTGVGHVFWYHLDAPKMDLGDQRALQDWYVKFALQTVPGVAEVASFGGFEKQYQLIVDPVKLQYYNVSLMDVMNKVKANNNDVGGRKFEMADMAYIIRGLGYIKNVADIEEIAVGNYNGIPVRVKDIGSVQMGGDLRLGIFDADGEGEVVGGIVVARYGENADKVINDVKEKMKDVEKGLPEGVTFKTSYDRSTLIEGAIDNIKTKLIEEIIVVAIIVILFLFHWRSALSIIFQIPVTIAISFILLNAFGLSSNIMSLTGIALAIGVIVDNGIIMSENAYKNLSDWQNHQQNKNP, from the coding sequence ATGATTCAAAATTTAATCAAACTGTCCCTCCGCAACAGGTATTTCGTTTTGCTGATTGCAATCGGCCTTTTTATCTGGGGTATTTTTGCGGTAAGGGACAATCCCATCGATGCCATTCCGGATCTGAGTGAGAACCAGGTCATCGTTTTTACGGAGTGGATGGGCAGAAGTCCCCAGATTATGGAAGATCAGGTGACTTTCCCTCTGGTAAGCAACCTTCAGGGCATTCCGAAAATTAAGAACATCCGGGCTTCCTCTATGTTTGGGATGAGTTTCGTGTATGTCATTTTCGAAGATAACGTAGATATTTATTGGGCCAGAACCCGGGTAATGGAACGCCTCAATTATGCGCAGCGTTTACTCCCACAAGATGTCACCCCTACGCTCGGACCGGATGGCACTGGTGTTGGTCACGTTTTCTGGTACCATTTGGATGCACCTAAAATGGATTTAGGAGACCAGCGCGCCCTCCAGGACTGGTACGTCAAGTTTGCCCTGCAGACGGTTCCCGGTGTGGCGGAAGTAGCCTCCTTTGGCGGCTTCGAAAAACAGTACCAACTCATTGTAGATCCTGTAAAACTCCAGTACTATAACGTATCCCTCATGGATGTCATGAACAAAGTGAAAGCCAACAATAATGATGTGGGCGGACGTAAATTTGAGATGGCCGATATGGCCTATATCATTCGCGGTCTTGGTTACATCAAGAACGTAGCCGATATCGAAGAAATCGCGGTGGGAAATTACAACGGTATTCCCGTGCGGGTGAAAGATATTGGCTCGGTACAAATGGGTGGAGATCTTCGGCTGGGTATTTTTGATGCGGACGGTGAAGGCGAAGTTGTGGGCGGTATCGTGGTGGCACGGTATGGCGAAAATGCGGATAAGGTCATCAACGATGTGAAAGAGAAAATGAAGGACGTTGAAAAAGGACTCCCTGAAGGCGTCACCTTCAAGACATCGTACGACCGCAGTACGCTGATTGAAGGGGCAATAGACAATATTAAAACCAAGTTGATTGAAGAAATTATCGTGGTGGCAATCATTGTTATTCTGTTCCTATTCCACTGGCGAAGTGCATTGAGCATCATCTTTCAGATTCCAGTCACCATTGCCATCAGTTTTATTCTGCTCAATGCGTTTGGACTTTCCTCCAATATCATGTCCCTTACAGGAATTGCGCTGGCAATTGGGGTGATCGTGGATAACGGAATTATCATGTCTGAAAATGCCTATAAAAATCTCTCCGATTGGCAGAACCATCAACAAAATAAAAACCCATAA
- a CDS encoding efflux RND transporter permease subunit yields MKTNWFKNIFRKKDKEKDSYVKIPEDIRLKIIEKSSLQVSRGVFFSTVIIVVSFLPVFMLTGQEGKLFHPLAYTKTFILIVDAILVLTLAPVLISFFMKGKFKDDNKNPINSGLQRVYEPIIRWCMEWKKTTLGINILALLVSIPLIMNLGREFMPPLDEGSLLFMPVTLPDISNSEAKRLLQVQDKIIKGIPEVDHVLGKAGRANTATDNSPISMIETIILLKPQSEWREGKTKDDLINELNAKLQIPGVTNGWTMPISNRINMLSTGIRTDVGVKVYGQNLDSIAVLSEKIKKELTGIEGIKDMYVEPITGGKYVDIQVKREEIGRYGLSVDDVNAVVESALGGMKLTTTVEGRQRFSVNARYGQDFRNNLESLRRLPMQTMEFGSIPLSAVADIRLTEGPPMINSENAMLRGTVLFNVRDRDLGSTVKEAQAKLNNMVNKMPKGYFVEWSGQYENLIRGEQTLKMIMPLVLIVIFLSMYFAFNSYREAFFNLISIPFALIGGVFMISIWGVNLSVAVAVGFIALFGLAVETGIVMVIYLNDAMVQLIAKNGNSRETITNEELREYVINGAAKRLRPKIMTVCVTLFGLVPILWSHGVGSDMMKPIVLPMVGGVFTSAIHILLVTPIIFYMQKEWELNKLGKIDVLDASH; encoded by the coding sequence ATGAAGACCAACTGGTTTAAAAATATATTCAGAAAAAAAGACAAAGAGAAAGACAGTTACGTTAAAATTCCCGAAGACATTCGGTTGAAGATTATCGAAAAATCATCCTTACAGGTATCCAGAGGGGTCTTTTTCTCTACGGTAATCATCGTGGTTTCTTTTCTCCCGGTATTTATGTTGACCGGTCAGGAAGGTAAACTTTTTCATCCGCTGGCGTACACTAAAACATTCATCCTGATTGTTGATGCAATCCTGGTGCTTACCCTTGCCCCGGTGCTCATCTCCTTTTTCATGAAGGGAAAATTTAAAGACGATAATAAAAACCCAATAAACAGTGGCTTGCAGCGGGTGTACGAACCCATCATTCGCTGGTGCATGGAATGGAAAAAAACAACGCTTGGCATTAATATTCTTGCTCTTTTGGTCAGCATCCCTTTAATTATGAATCTGGGACGCGAGTTTATGCCGCCTTTGGATGAAGGATCCCTGCTCTTTATGCCGGTTACCCTTCCCGATATTTCAAACTCTGAAGCCAAAAGATTACTGCAGGTACAGGATAAAATCATTAAGGGAATTCCGGAAGTGGATCATGTCCTCGGAAAAGCCGGAAGAGCCAACACGGCGACAGATAATTCACCCATCTCCATGATTGAAACCATTATTTTGTTGAAACCGCAAAGCGAATGGCGCGAGGGCAAAACAAAAGATGATCTCATCAATGAGCTGAATGCCAAACTGCAGATTCCAGGCGTAACCAATGGCTGGACCATGCCGATTTCCAACCGAATCAATATGCTTTCAACCGGGATCAGAACGGATGTGGGCGTAAAAGTATACGGACAGAACCTGGACAGTATTGCCGTCCTTTCAGAAAAGATTAAAAAGGAACTCACCGGTATTGAAGGAATAAAAGACATGTACGTAGAACCCATTACCGGCGGAAAATATGTGGACATTCAAGTGAAACGCGAAGAAATAGGAAGATACGGCCTAAGTGTGGATGATGTAAATGCCGTCGTGGAAAGTGCGCTCGGCGGAATGAAACTCACCACCACCGTGGAAGGCCGACAGCGCTTTTCGGTAAATGCCAGATACGGCCAGGATTTCAGAAATAATTTGGAATCTCTGAGAAGATTGCCCATGCAGACGATGGAATTTGGTTCCATTCCGCTAAGCGCAGTGGCTGACATTCGTCTTACAGAAGGACCACCAATGATCAATTCTGAAAATGCAATGTTGCGTGGAACTGTTCTATTCAACGTACGCGACCGGGATTTAGGCAGTACCGTAAAAGAAGCCCAGGCAAAACTCAATAACATGGTTAACAAAATGCCAAAAGGTTATTTCGTGGAATGGAGCGGTCAGTACGAAAACCTGATTCGGGGCGAGCAGACTTTAAAAATGATTATGCCCCTCGTATTAATAGTGATTTTCCTTTCGATGTATTTTGCGTTCAATTCTTACCGCGAAGCTTTCTTTAATCTCATCAGTATTCCTTTTGCCCTAATCGGGGGTGTCTTTATGATTTCGATTTGGGGAGTGAATCTCTCGGTAGCTGTAGCAGTGGGCTTTATTGCCCTGTTCGGACTTGCGGTGGAAACCGGAATCGTGATGGTAATTTACCTGAACGACGCTATGGTTCAGCTTATTGCAAAAAATGGCAACTCACGGGAGACCATTACCAATGAAGAACTTCGTGAATATGTGATCAACGGTGCAGCGAAAAGATTAAGACCTAAAATTATGACGGTTTGCGTGACCCTCTTCGGACTCGTTCCCATCCTGTGGAGCCACGGTGTGGGAAGTGACATGATGAAACCAATTGTATTGCCGATGGTTGGTGGTGTTTTCACTTCGGCCATTCACATCCTTTTGGTAACACCCATTATCTTTTATATGCAGAAGGAATGGGAGCTGAATAAACTGGGGAAAATTGACGTCCTCGACGCTTCCCATTAA
- a CDS encoding TolC family protein, translated as MKKFIITGVLALLCTTSYAQRMPLPAVMDSIAANNPVVKMYNAEVRSMDAAAKGARSWMAPTVGAGLFMTPYNPKLWQRDGDMLGMGSVAVSVEQMLPNRKKLDANENLMKAMSSVEKEKLFAALNENFQDAKKLYYSSIVLDKKLKVVKENEKMLDFMIRNAEIRYKNGLSKISAYYKAKAALGSSKNMQLMYENDLRVNRIRLNALMGRDALAPLEIEPEYNLNDYSLETFGQDLFYQNRSDLRGIDREINIAKLKQDLEKQNLKPEFGVKFENMFGFGGQPMQFSLMLMAKLPFVSWASGMNKANIESLKLKEEALQAQKEMMVNEYSGMAYGMRNELDLNKNQLKLYEDTIIPALKNNYKSMQLGYEQNTEELFMLYDAWEQLNMAQLEYFEILTKALQTQTEIDRLIERR; from the coding sequence ATGAAAAAATTCATAATAACAGGAGTACTTGCTTTGCTCTGCACCACCAGTTATGCTCAGCGGATGCCGTTGCCGGCAGTAATGGACAGTATTGCAGCCAACAATCCTGTGGTTAAAATGTATAATGCGGAAGTCCGGTCAATGGACGCTGCGGCCAAAGGCGCAAGAAGCTGGATGGCGCCAACGGTGGGAGCAGGTCTTTTCATGACGCCCTATAATCCAAAACTCTGGCAGCGCGACGGCGATATGCTCGGTATGGGCTCAGTAGCAGTTTCGGTAGAACAGATGTTGCCCAACAGAAAGAAACTCGATGCCAACGAGAATCTGATGAAGGCAATGTCCTCTGTGGAAAAGGAAAAACTTTTTGCCGCCCTCAATGAAAACTTTCAGGATGCGAAAAAACTGTATTACAGTTCAATCGTCTTGGATAAAAAGCTGAAGGTCGTAAAGGAAAACGAAAAGATGCTGGATTTCATGATCAGAAACGCCGAAATCCGGTACAAAAACGGACTCAGTAAAATATCGGCCTATTACAAAGCAAAAGCTGCGCTTGGCAGTTCCAAAAACATGCAGCTCATGTACGAGAATGACCTTCGCGTCAACCGGATCCGGTTGAATGCCCTCATGGGAAGAGACGCGCTCGCACCGCTGGAGATTGAGCCCGAATACAACCTGAATGACTACTCTCTCGAGACTTTTGGTCAGGATCTCTTTTATCAGAACAGAAGTGATCTCCGCGGCATCGACCGGGAAATCAATATTGCCAAACTCAAACAGGATCTGGAAAAGCAGAATCTAAAGCCGGAATTTGGCGTAAAGTTCGAAAACATGTTCGGTTTTGGCGGCCAGCCCATGCAGTTTTCTCTGATGCTGATGGCAAAACTGCCTTTCGTATCCTGGGCTTCAGGCATGAATAAAGCCAATATTGAAAGCCTGAAACTGAAAGAAGAAGCCTTGCAGGCACAGAAAGAAATGATGGTGAACGAATACAGCGGAATGGCCTACGGAATGCGCAATGAGCTGGACCTGAATAAAAATCAGCTGAAACTCTATGAAGACACCATTATTCCGGCCTTAAAAAACAACTACAAATCCATGCAGTTGGGCTACGAGCAGAATACGGAAGAACTCTTCATGTTATATGACGCATGGGAACAGCTGAATATGGCCCAACTGGAATATTTCGAGATCCTTACCAAAGCACTGCAGACGCAAACTGAAATTGACCGCTTAATTGAAAGAAGATGA